In one window of candidate division KSB1 bacterium DNA:
- a CDS encoding universal stress protein has product MSLNYRKLLVAVDGSIWSRWATEWAIRVAQHCGAEVHALHVYAARLHETRFQQMEPALPDTYQKEANLARLRRTHAALIGEGLQLIAQSYLREAERRARELGVAFTPVLREGKHFVEILRYGKESQADLLVLGAKGLGGSERVPLGSVAERVLWAAECDLLIVRSAFPTGSGGILVGVDGSPYSLAAALQASRWSHCLSLPVILAAAYDPAFHTGVFRTVADVLPEDAAARFDFRSQERLHNEIIDQGLAHLYRSYLEQAASVVASPHPPETLLLEGKPFEALVEQALPGRVSLIVVGRHGAHREGIHPIGFNAVAVARYCPVSVLISSAESAPQDLREVASEKTVTWDPQVEERLQRIPSFVRGMAKKTIERFAKEQGYDRVTLDVYERARKHFGM; this is encoded by the coding sequence GTGAGCCTCAATTATCGGAAGCTTCTGGTCGCAGTCGATGGATCCATCTGGTCCCGCTGGGCCACGGAGTGGGCCATTCGCGTTGCCCAGCATTGCGGGGCGGAAGTCCACGCCCTCCACGTTTACGCTGCGAGGCTCCACGAGACCCGTTTCCAGCAGATGGAACCGGCGCTGCCCGACACGTACCAGAAGGAAGCGAATCTGGCGCGGCTACGGCGCACGCACGCTGCCCTCATTGGGGAAGGGCTCCAGCTGATCGCCCAGTCCTACCTGCGGGAGGCGGAGCGCCGGGCCCGGGAGCTGGGCGTGGCGTTCACTCCCGTCCTTCGGGAAGGGAAACACTTCGTGGAAATCCTGAGATACGGGAAGGAGTCGCAAGCCGATCTGCTGGTGCTTGGAGCCAAAGGACTCGGCGGCTCCGAACGTGTTCCGCTGGGCAGCGTGGCCGAGCGCGTCCTGTGGGCTGCGGAGTGCGATCTACTTATCGTCCGCTCCGCTTTTCCTACCGGCAGCGGCGGCATCCTGGTGGGGGTCGACGGCTCGCCCTACAGCCTGGCCGCTGCCCTCCAGGCATCCCGTTGGTCCCATTGCCTCAGCCTTCCCGTGATCCTGGCAGCAGCTTACGATCCGGCATTCCACACCGGCGTGTTCCGGACCGTGGCCGATGTTCTGCCGGAAGACGCGGCAGCTCGGTTCGATTTTCGGAGCCAGGAACGTCTGCACAATGAGATCATCGACCAGGGGCTTGCCCATCTCTACCGGTCGTATCTGGAGCAGGCGGCGAGCGTAGTCGCCAGCCCCCATCCGCCCGAAACGCTTCTCCTGGAGGGGAAGCCCTTTGAGGCGCTAGTGGAGCAGGCCCTGCCGGGCCGCGTGAGTCTGATCGTGGTCGGACGTCACGGCGCTCATCGTGAGGGGATCCACCCCATCGGCTTCAACGCTGTCGCCGTGGCGCGCTACTGCCCCGTTTCCGTTCTGATTTCGAGCGCAGAGTCCGCCCCGCAGGACCTCCGCGAAGTGGCCTCCGAAAAAACGGTGACGTGGGATCCGCAAGTCGAGGAACGGCTTCAGCGGATCCCCAGCTTCGTCCGTGGGATGGCCAAGAAGACGATCGAGCGCTTTGCGAAAGAGCAGGGCTACGACCGGGTTACCCTGGACGTCTACGAACGCGCCAGGAAACATTTCGGGATGTAG
- a CDS encoding FAD-dependent oxidoreductase — MRYICQVCGYTYDPMQGDPSQNIPPGVPFEALPASWVCPVCGASRSLFEPESALEEGEERPAVSGRVVIVGNGVAGFTVARELARRSSGLEIHVLAEEPHHYYARPQLPRLLSGELEVKDLVFYDETWYERRGIRVHLSDPAVAIDRLGRGVSLRSGGTLGYDWLVLACGSRPAVPPIPGAGKDGVFTLRTIEDALEIRQRARNAEQVVILGGGLLGLEAARGFRKLGLAVTVVEIAPYLLPRQLDGAGGEILRQLLEQQGIRFVLGIPVAEFVGERSVKGVRLADARTLETELVLLSAGIQPEVELARASGLACERGILVDDHLRTEDPRIYACGDAAQHRGRIYGIIPPAIEQALVVSNNVLGREAMYAGSVPVATLKVAGIDLTSVGEVHAEGSDVEHVRASRPEEGRYRMIVLRNGRAIGAALLGLRQEVPRVLQLVAQQANLGPVRKQLEDPDFRLDEWG, encoded by the coding sequence GTGCGGTACATCTGCCAGGTTTGCGGCTACACATACGACCCGATGCAGGGTGACCCCAGTCAGAACATCCCGCCGGGGGTTCCGTTCGAGGCTCTGCCGGCCTCGTGGGTCTGTCCCGTCTGCGGCGCGAGTCGGTCCCTGTTCGAACCCGAATCTGCTCTGGAGGAAGGGGAAGAACGACCTGCGGTGTCCGGTCGGGTGGTGATCGTGGGCAACGGGGTGGCCGGGTTCACCGTGGCGCGAGAGCTGGCCAGAAGGAGCTCCGGCCTCGAGATCCACGTTCTTGCCGAAGAACCTCACCACTACTACGCCCGACCTCAGCTCCCCCGTCTGCTTTCAGGCGAACTGGAGGTCAAGGACCTGGTCTTCTACGACGAGACCTGGTACGAGAGGCGCGGGATCCGCGTCCATCTGAGCGATCCTGCGGTGGCCATAGATCGCTTGGGGCGCGGGGTCTCCCTGCGCAGCGGGGGCACCCTTGGCTACGACTGGCTCGTCCTGGCGTGCGGAAGCCGGCCCGCCGTCCCGCCCATTCCGGGCGCTGGGAAAGACGGGGTCTTTACCCTGCGGACCATCGAAGACGCCTTAGAGATCAGGCAACGGGCGCGCAACGCCGAGCAGGTGGTGATTCTCGGAGGGGGCCTATTGGGGCTGGAGGCCGCCCGGGGATTTCGCAAACTGGGCCTCGCGGTGACCGTGGTGGAAATAGCCCCTTACCTCTTGCCACGCCAATTGGACGGAGCCGGGGGCGAGATCCTGAGGCAGCTCCTGGAGCAACAGGGAATTCGGTTTGTTCTCGGGATCCCCGTAGCGGAGTTCGTCGGAGAACGCTCCGTGAAGGGCGTCCGGCTTGCGGACGCCCGCACGCTCGAGACGGAGCTTGTGCTCCTCAGTGCAGGGATCCAGCCGGAGGTGGAATTGGCTCGAGCATCCGGACTGGCCTGCGAAAGGGGTATTCTCGTAGACGATCATCTGCGCACAGAGGACCCGCGCATCTACGCCTGTGGAGATGCCGCTCAGCACCGGGGCCGCATCTACGGGATCATCCCACCCGCGATCGAGCAGGCCCTCGTGGTCTCGAACAACGTGCTCGGCAGAGAAGCCATGTACGCGGGATCGGTCCCCGTGGCGACGCTCAAGGTAGCCGGCATCGACTTAACTTCCGTGGGCGAGGTGCACGCTGAGGGATCCGACGTCGAACATGTTCGTGCCTCCCGCCCCGAGGAAGGCCGCTACCGAATGATCGTGTTACGGAATGGGAGAGCAATAGGGGCCGCCCTCCTCGGCCTTCGCCAGGAGGTGCCCCGGGTTCTTCAGCTCGTGGCTCAGCAGGCTAACCTTGGACCGGTGCGGAAGCAGCTTGAGGACCCCGACTTTCGCCTCGACGAATGGGGCTGA
- a CDS encoding radical SAM protein, with product MAKWRCRNCGTEVKGRCRPKACPQCGAPKEDLEKIED from the coding sequence ATGGCCAAGTGGCGCTGCCGCAACTGCGGAACCGAGGTGAAGGGCCGCTGCAGACCAAAGGCCTGCCCCCAGTGTGGGGCCCCCAAGGAAGATCTGGAGAAGATCGAAGACTGA
- a CDS encoding cytochrome ubiquinol oxidase subunit I, whose translation MKLPPVRLPVSSSAAIGVVALIHITLVTLVILGPLILVATEYLGLRRRDERYDALAKRLTQILIETTVIGGIFGSALVVLLLGLFPALITTLFNIFFWPLVLQLLAGYLLNLLFLCLYYLRWEAMRERRAGHMVLGLAAGAAPLLVAAVFNAGVTFMGTPGRWPQTGNLWHGVFNPTFLPGLVHRAVASLALVGALVVAQALWRSRRGAPADGTIFEIRYGSRLAAFATLFQVLPGLWYYLALPAAARDLLWADVYGLWLGGILAGAIAVALLIVYGVGAQTGPSHRSLWAAIGLLVASLWLMGWTRSVTRGHDLIAGIMDSGQQFRTLPAPLVPTASGEALFAQNCGMCHPGLAGDAIAKARKYSSDEELKSFLRDPAARGIAMPPVQLSENELETLLRYLRQQGEIRPKQGGSEGDR comes from the coding sequence ATGAAACTGCCGCCCGTACGATTGCCTGTCAGCAGTTCGGCGGCCATTGGAGTCGTTGCCCTAATCCACATCACGCTGGTGACCCTGGTGATCCTGGGGCCCTTGATCCTCGTCGCCACGGAATATCTCGGCCTCCGCAGACGCGACGAGCGCTACGATGCGCTGGCCAAACGCCTCACTCAGATTCTGATCGAGACCACCGTGATCGGCGGCATTTTCGGTAGCGCCCTGGTCGTGCTGCTCTTGGGACTATTCCCGGCGCTGATCACCACCCTCTTCAACATCTTCTTCTGGCCCTTGGTGCTTCAGCTCTTAGCCGGCTATCTCCTGAACCTCTTATTCCTGTGTCTGTACTACCTCCGCTGGGAAGCCATGAGGGAACGGCGCGCTGGCCACATGGTCCTCGGCCTGGCTGCCGGTGCAGCGCCCTTGCTTGTGGCTGCGGTCTTCAACGCCGGCGTAACCTTCATGGGGACACCCGGGCGATGGCCTCAGACCGGCAACCTGTGGCACGGGGTGTTCAATCCCACCTTCCTGCCAGGGCTCGTGCATCGGGCGGTCGCCAGTCTCGCTTTGGTGGGGGCGCTGGTCGTTGCCCAAGCCCTGTGGCGATCCAGACGTGGCGCTCCGGCAGATGGGACGATCTTCGAGATCCGGTACGGCAGCCGGCTGGCTGCGTTTGCCACACTTTTCCAAGTTCTCCCTGGCCTCTGGTACTACCTCGCTCTTCCGGCGGCCGCTCGCGATCTGCTGTGGGCGGACGTCTACGGCCTCTGGCTGGGCGGAATTCTGGCAGGAGCTATCGCCGTCGCGCTTCTGATCGTCTACGGAGTGGGGGCGCAAACGGGCCCCTCCCATCGGAGTCTGTGGGCGGCCATCGGACTTCTCGTCGCAAGCCTTTGGCTCATGGGGTGGACGAGGAGCGTAACGCGCGGCCACGACCTCATCGCCGGAATCATGGATTCCGGGCAGCAGTTTCGAACCCTGCCCGCCCCTCTGGTCCCCACGGCGAGCGGCGAGGCCCTTTTCGCCCAAAATTGCGGCATGTGCCATCCGGGCCTGGCCGGCGATGCCATCGCGAAGGCGAGAAAATACTCTTCGGACGAAGAGCTGAAGAGCTTCTTGCGGGATCCCGCCGCCCGCGGCATCGCCATGCCTCCCGTACAACTGTCGGAAAACGAACTGGAGACACTCCTGCGTTACCTTCGGCAGCAAGGCGAAATCCGGCCCAAGCAAGGCGGATCGGAAGGGGATCGGTAG
- a CDS encoding FprA family A-type flavoprotein, which yields MGALRITDGVYWVGVLNANLRWFDIVVPTEHGTTYNSYLIVDDKIALIDTVHADYTPLFLEKLASVVDVSKIDYVIGHHAEMDHSGSLARILELARNAEVVSSKAGVRYLQQVAHREFKARVVGDGDELRLGNRTLRFLAAPLWHWPETFFTFAVEDGILFSCDGFASHYADERMFDDQIGDFTADFRLYYDHIMRVNKSKIWQAVQKVEKLDVRIIAPSHGPILRQRAQWAIQKYAEWSRPVEKSDKRVLIFYVAAYGNTARMAKAVAEGLREAGVNVSLYDAQGLDIVSLFDAIEAADGLLFGSPTFNGDAVKPIWDVLYWLSFVEVKGKKGGAFGSYGWSGEATRLIEARLQDLKLSVPVPAVKATLVPTEEDLARCRQFGRDFAAQL from the coding sequence GTGGGTGCACTTCGTATTACGGACGGTGTCTACTGGGTCGGTGTCTTGAACGCGAATCTGCGCTGGTTCGACATCGTTGTTCCGACCGAACACGGGACCACCTACAACTCCTATCTCATTGTTGATGACAAGATCGCCCTCATCGACACCGTGCACGCCGACTACACCCCCCTGTTTCTAGAAAAGCTCGCCTCCGTGGTGGATGTGAGCAAGATCGACTACGTGATCGGCCACCACGCCGAGATGGACCACTCCGGGTCCTTGGCTCGAATCCTGGAGCTTGCCCGCAACGCCGAGGTTGTGAGCTCCAAAGCCGGCGTGCGCTATCTGCAGCAGGTGGCCCACCGCGAGTTCAAGGCGCGCGTAGTGGGCGATGGAGACGAACTGCGGCTTGGCAACAGGACTCTCCGCTTCCTCGCGGCTCCTCTCTGGCACTGGCCCGAGACCTTTTTCACCTTTGCGGTGGAGGACGGAATTCTATTCTCCTGCGACGGCTTCGCGTCCCACTACGCCGACGAGAGGATGTTCGACGACCAGATAGGAGACTTCACGGCCGACTTCCGCCTCTACTATGACCACATCATGAGGGTCAACAAGAGCAAGATCTGGCAGGCGGTTCAGAAGGTCGAAAAACTCGATGTCCGGATCATCGCGCCGAGCCATGGGCCTATCCTCCGGCAGCGCGCCCAGTGGGCGATCCAGAAGTACGCCGAGTGGAGCCGGCCGGTGGAGAAATCCGACAAGCGCGTCCTGATCTTCTACGTTGCCGCGTACGGGAACACGGCGCGCATGGCCAAGGCCGTGGCGGAAGGGCTTCGGGAGGCTGGGGTCAACGTAAGCCTCTACGACGCCCAGGGACTGGACATCGTTTCCCTCTTCGATGCCATCGAAGCGGCCGATGGACTCCTCTTCGGATCCCCGACGTTTAATGGGGACGCGGTCAAGCCTATTTGGGACGTGCTTTATTGGCTGTCCTTCGTAGAGGTGAAAGGAAAAAAGGGCGGAGCTTTCGGTTCCTACGGCTGGAGTGGAGAAGCCACGCGGCTGATCGAGGCCCGTCTTCAGGACCTCAAGCTGTCGGTCCCCGTGCCGGCCGTTAAGGCGACCCTGGTGCCAACCGAGGAAGATCTCGCCCGCTGCCGGCAATTCGGACGTGACTTCGCTGCCCAGCTGTGA